One window of Vibrio atlanticus genomic DNA carries:
- a CDS encoding sulfite exporter TauE/SafE family protein — protein MDLIFSPTFPILGAIFIFAAIVRGFSGFGFTLVALPLSALFVPVIELVPVFMLIDLLGNIQLLPKVKHHVNWRWVSKVFIPCLAFTPVGLLLLKSVSQDTIILIISAFIFASAFMIYKGFQYKREPRFAPYILGSLAGIMNGAASMSGPPIGTHALANPVAPHIARAGLIAFFVLADSSAFVSASIAGLVDREVVWLTFALLPSSMFGGYVGSKLFERFGGAKFKPVTIALLIVIAIFSAGRVIL, from the coding sequence ATGGATCTCATTTTTAGTCCAACCTTCCCAATTTTGGGTGCAATCTTCATTTTCGCCGCTATTGTTCGTGGCTTCTCAGGTTTTGGTTTCACCTTAGTGGCATTGCCATTGAGTGCGTTATTCGTGCCTGTTATCGAACTGGTTCCTGTTTTCATGCTGATCGACCTGTTAGGCAATATCCAATTGCTGCCGAAGGTTAAACATCACGTAAATTGGCGATGGGTTTCAAAGGTATTTATCCCTTGTTTGGCCTTCACGCCCGTCGGCTTGCTGTTGCTCAAATCCGTTAGCCAAGACACGATCATCTTGATCATCAGCGCCTTCATTTTTGCATCTGCATTTATGATCTACAAAGGGTTCCAGTATAAAAGAGAGCCTAGATTTGCTCCCTATATTCTAGGTAGCCTTGCTGGGATAATGAACGGCGCAGCTTCAATGTCAGGGCCTCCGATTGGTACACACGCATTGGCAAACCCAGTTGCTCCGCATATAGCCAGAGCTGGCCTGATTGCGTTCTTTGTGTTGGCAGATTCCAGTGCGTTTGTATCGGCATCTATCGCAGGATTAGTCGACCGCGAGGTGGTCTGGCTTACTTTTGCACTGTTACCAAGCAGCATGTTTGGCGGTTATGTGGGTTCTAAACTATTCGAGAGATTTGGTGGGGCGAAATTCAAGCCAGTCACGATTGCATTGCTGATCGTGATTGCGATATTCAGTGCAGGTCGAGTCATACTGTAA
- a CDS encoding L,D-transpeptidase family protein produces the protein MRLFLPLSLCLLFVASSVQAEKVVVEKIISDATAIETIVFESKPAHSQRVSTSSSNSTSSVLSNSKHVIIVDDVLSSNSGEQVAQLSQGSSKRPPQSSSQQSYTLTVPSSEAGSLSQVVTLVKVDKSKRRMYLLKGDEVIQEFRIALGKQPKGHKRFEGDNRTPEGEYQLDYVMEESDFHRSVHISYPQPSDMQWAEENDVDPGGNIKIHGIKNGERRSPSFIQSFDWTDGCIALTNQDMDEFIQLVKMGTPIHIEW, from the coding sequence GTGCGTCTATTTTTGCCTTTATCACTGTGTTTACTGTTTGTAGCTTCGAGTGTGCAAGCTGAAAAGGTTGTGGTTGAAAAGATAATTTCTGACGCGACGGCAATCGAAACCATTGTATTCGAGTCGAAACCGGCTCACTCTCAGCGTGTCTCAACGTCTTCCTCTAACTCAACCTCTTCAGTGCTCTCAAATTCCAAACATGTGATTATTGTGGATGATGTTCTTAGCAGTAACTCTGGCGAACAAGTTGCCCAGCTGTCTCAAGGTTCATCTAAACGTCCCCCTCAAAGCTCTTCTCAACAGTCTTACACTCTAACCGTTCCCTCTTCTGAGGCAGGCTCTCTGTCGCAAGTGGTTACTTTAGTCAAAGTTGATAAATCGAAGCGTAGAATGTACCTACTTAAGGGTGATGAGGTCATTCAAGAGTTTCGTATTGCGTTAGGGAAACAACCGAAAGGGCATAAACGTTTTGAAGGAGACAACCGAACACCTGAAGGGGAATACCAGCTCGATTATGTGATGGAAGAATCGGATTTTCACCGCTCGGTGCATATCAGCTACCCGCAACCTTCGGATATGCAGTGGGCTGAAGAAAATGATGTCGACCCTGGAGGGAACATCAAGATCCACGGTATTAAAAATGGTGAGCGCCGTTCACCGAGCTTTATTCAAAGCTTTGATTGGACGGATGGTTGTATTGCACTAACTAATCAAGATATGGATGAGTTCATCCAACTTGTAAAAATGGGTACCCCTATCCATATCGAATGGTAG
- a CDS encoding GNAT family N-acetyltransferase, producing MQIRNAKVTDISSILELSMQINRQHHLGAPMVFAPASHGLADSEEYWLGLMLDPVGTFLVAVDAQQVVGFLVGKVTQNKGVSFIQSHKIARVNTIVVNDQVQSQGVGKALMKSFNQWAQASGAIELRLEVMEFNQQAKGFYESLGMETQSRTMSMRFEEN from the coding sequence ATGCAAATCCGGAACGCTAAGGTAACTGATATTAGCTCGATCTTAGAGCTCTCTATGCAAATAAATCGTCAACATCATCTTGGTGCCCCTATGGTATTTGCTCCCGCTTCTCATGGCTTAGCTGATAGTGAAGAATATTGGTTGGGATTGATGCTTGATCCGGTTGGCACTTTCTTAGTTGCGGTTGACGCTCAACAGGTTGTTGGTTTCTTGGTGGGGAAGGTAACGCAGAATAAAGGGGTAAGCTTCATTCAGTCTCACAAAATAGCGCGAGTGAATACGATTGTGGTAAACGATCAGGTTCAGAGCCAAGGCGTCGGCAAAGCGTTGATGAAGTCGTTTAATCAGTGGGCGCAAGCGAGCGGTGCTATTGAGCTTAGGTTAGAAGTGATGGAGTTTAATCAGCAAGCTAAGGGTTTCTATGAATCGTTAGGCATGGAAACTCAATCACGAACCATGTCCATGCGCTTTGAGGAGAACTAA
- a CDS encoding glycosyltransferase family 25 protein, whose product MKSIIISLERKSERFLSSQEQLLNIKKLDIEKLSGVDASLSKDHPLMNRYDEAAFYALNGRVAVPGEIGCYSSHYLAWEKCIELNQPIIIFEDDVMVDVDVFEKTVQHASEHIEECGYIRLENYSNKREYNYVVENLDNEQTLVRHIKTPLCMTAYMITPHVAKTFIEKSDRFLYPVDVFIRNVWLHKPTNLWCLSCWFNWRGFRLCDRRKNIPY is encoded by the coding sequence GTGAAGTCTATCATCATTTCGTTGGAGCGAAAGTCAGAGCGATTTTTATCTAGCCAAGAACAACTTTTAAATATTAAGAAATTAGACATAGAAAAGCTGAGTGGCGTTGATGCTAGCTTATCTAAAGACCACCCTTTGATGAATCGTTATGATGAAGCCGCCTTTTATGCATTGAATGGAAGAGTCGCCGTTCCTGGTGAAATCGGTTGTTACAGTAGCCACTATTTGGCATGGGAAAAGTGTATTGAACTGAATCAGCCGATTATTATCTTTGAAGATGATGTAATGGTTGATGTTGATGTCTTCGAAAAAACGGTTCAGCACGCCAGTGAGCATATTGAAGAGTGTGGTTATATTCGGTTAGAAAATTATTCTAACAAAAGAGAGTATAACTATGTTGTTGAAAACCTAGATAACGAACAAACTCTAGTGCGACATATTAAAACACCGTTATGTATGACTGCCTATATGATCACCCCTCATGTGGCAAAAACATTTATAGAAAAAAGCGATCGATTCCTCTACCCCGTTGATGTCTTCATTAGAAATGTATGGCTTCATAAACCAACCAACTTATGGTGTCTCTCCTGCTGGTTTAACTGGAGGGGCTTCAGACTCTGTGATCGGAGAAAGAACATTCCGTATTAA
- a CDS encoding IS5 family transposase, whose product MPKPCYKTTNWKQYNQSLINRGSLTFWIDEEAISGWAQSKQNKRGRPRRFSDLAITTALMVKRVFSMPLRALQGFIDSIFRLAHVPLSCPHYTCISRRAKQVEVSFKTKARGAIQHLAIDATGLKVYGEGEWKVKKHGTDGKRRVWRKLHIAVDTSTHEIIAAELSLSTVTDGEVLPNLLKQTRRSILEVSGDGAYDTRACRAAIKMKRAVALIPPREGAAFWERGHPRNLAVGCQKLYGSNKYWKERYGYHKRSLSETAMYRVKQLLGGRLSLRNYNAQVGETYAMIKALNKLTGLGMPETCRID is encoded by the coding sequence ATGCCTAAACCTTGTTACAAAACAACCAACTGGAAGCAATACAACCAATCGCTCATTAACCGTGGTTCTCTGACCTTCTGGATCGATGAAGAAGCAATAAGTGGGTGGGCGCAAAGCAAACAGAATAAGCGCGGGAGGCCACGTCGGTTCAGTGATTTAGCTATTACGACAGCACTCATGGTGAAACGAGTTTTTTCTATGCCACTGAGAGCGCTGCAAGGATTTATCGACTCGATATTTAGGTTAGCCCATGTGCCGTTAAGTTGTCCGCATTACACCTGCATCAGTCGTAGAGCCAAGCAAGTTGAGGTCTCATTTAAGACTAAAGCGAGAGGAGCGATACAACACCTAGCCATTGATGCAACTGGCCTTAAGGTTTATGGCGAAGGTGAATGGAAAGTCAAAAAACACGGGACGGATGGCAAGCGGAGAGTCTGGCGAAAGCTGCATATTGCAGTTGATACAAGCACTCATGAGATCATTGCCGCCGAGCTAAGTTTATCAACGGTTACAGATGGTGAAGTACTCCCGAACCTACTGAAACAAACACGTCGAAGCATCCTTGAGGTGTCTGGTGATGGCGCTTACGACACGAGAGCGTGTCGGGCTGCTATTAAGATGAAGCGAGCCGTTGCGCTTATTCCCCCAAGAGAAGGGGCAGCCTTCTGGGAGCGTGGTCACCCTCGAAATCTCGCCGTGGGTTGCCAGAAATTATACGGCTCAAATAAGTATTGGAAAGAGCGGTATGGATACCACAAACGTTCATTGTCAGAAACAGCGATGTATCGAGTTAAACAGTTGCTAGGAGGACGATTGAGCTTAAGAAATTACAATGCCCAGGTGGGTGAAACTTACGCGATGATAAAAGCGTTGAACAAGCTTACTGGGTTAGGTATGCCTGAAACTTGTCGTATTGATTAA
- a CDS encoding trypsin-like serine peptidase, translating to MKKLLVATAILASFSANAGLTRFDRSVQQHKEFALQTKFDFSCKMNAGSATLIDPFWVITASHVSGSKSDGYQNTVTCYSYEKNENGVYQQITHKVASTNPAGQFGEYNFPYKNDRGFGDFALVRLDTPITEIEPAKLPKEGMFDYSKVYQVNQIGYGNYNHRNGGTKQVMHSEYEDRWLAEYSYDFRTLEKTDLNWLTIHGDSGSGITIEKDGELYLIGEIGLQYSTSEIGGWTDTFDDVIARLPFIHKTMKEHGFSYAEPVDFHATKWTPDTQNDIDSLHAFYSYWRAGNVDFNETKWLSDGSLQSVFYATEGDSYTIETMIEKGQKPFDVFIDGRQVAHNVDATGQALKLTLNAFKAKGDLVKVEFKLLEPGENLTIDHFLVKSVEQ from the coding sequence ATGAAAAAGCTATTAGTTGCAACAGCGATTTTAGCCTCATTTTCTGCAAACGCTGGTTTGACCCGGTTTGATCGATCAGTTCAACAACACAAAGAATTTGCATTGCAAACAAAGTTTGATTTTTCTTGTAAGATGAATGCAGGTTCAGCAACGCTAATTGACCCGTTTTGGGTCATCACTGCAAGCCATGTAAGCGGCTCGAAATCTGACGGGTATCAAAACACTGTGACCTGTTATTCATACGAGAAAAACGAAAACGGCGTTTATCAGCAGATAACGCACAAGGTTGCGAGCACTAATCCGGCGGGTCAATTTGGAGAATACAATTTCCCGTATAAAAATGATCGCGGTTTTGGTGATTTCGCCCTTGTTCGACTAGATACGCCGATCACAGAAATCGAGCCAGCAAAACTACCTAAAGAGGGGATGTTTGATTACTCGAAAGTTTACCAGGTTAATCAAATTGGTTACGGCAATTACAACCACAGAAACGGCGGAACTAAACAGGTAATGCACAGTGAATATGAAGATCGCTGGCTTGCTGAATATTCATATGATTTCCGTACATTAGAAAAGACGGACTTAAACTGGCTTACTATTCATGGTGATTCAGGTTCAGGCATCACCATTGAAAAAGACGGTGAACTTTACTTAATCGGTGAGATTGGTTTGCAGTATAGCACCAGCGAGATCGGCGGCTGGACTGACACATTTGATGATGTGATCGCACGCTTACCATTCATTCATAAAACTATGAAAGAGCATGGCTTTAGCTATGCAGAGCCCGTTGATTTTCATGCGACAAAATGGACTCCAGATACGCAAAACGACATTGATAGCTTACATGCATTCTATTCTTACTGGCGCGCTGGCAACGTTGATTTCAACGAGACAAAATGGCTAAGTGATGGAAGCCTTCAAAGCGTGTTCTATGCTACAGAGGGCGATAGCTACACAATTGAAACCATGATAGAAAAAGGGCAAAAACCTTTTGATGTGTTTATTGATGGCCGACAAGTAGCGCACAATGTAGACGCAACAGGCCAGGCTTTGAAACTTACTCTTAACGCATTTAAAGCGAAAGGCGATTTAGTAAAAGTAGAGTTTAAATTGCTTGAACCAGGTGAAAACTTAACTATAGATCACTTCTTGGTTAAGTCTGTTGAGCAATAA
- the ppsR gene encoding posphoenolpyruvate synthetase regulatory kinase/phosphorylase PpsR produces the protein MQIDIQSRDVFYVSDGTAITCETLGHVVLGQFPFEANEKTFPFVESEDKLSDLLKEIEISYRATGHEPLVFFSIVIPEIKLKLLDAPAHCYDVLESIVQKVQDDTKMAPKPKLQRSRSVNKDSDKYFDRIAAIEYTLAHDDGITLKGLEEADIILLGVSRSGKTPTSLYMAMQFGLRVANYPFIHDDLARLKLLPEFEIYRHKLFGLTINAERLTEIRENRLAGSEYASDSQCLYELQTVESMFRREAIPYINTSSLSVEEISTRILERTGLRRRLL, from the coding sequence ATGCAAATTGATATCCAAAGTCGTGATGTATTCTATGTTTCTGATGGAACGGCCATAACATGCGAGACTTTAGGGCATGTTGTTCTAGGTCAATTCCCATTCGAAGCTAATGAAAAAACCTTCCCGTTTGTCGAAAGTGAAGACAAACTTTCTGATTTATTGAAAGAGATCGAGATTTCATATCGAGCAACAGGTCATGAACCTTTGGTCTTTTTCTCGATTGTGATACCGGAGATAAAACTGAAGTTGTTAGATGCGCCTGCGCATTGTTATGACGTGTTAGAGAGTATCGTGCAGAAAGTGCAAGATGATACGAAAATGGCGCCTAAGCCGAAGCTGCAGCGTTCTCGTAGCGTCAATAAAGACTCGGACAAATACTTCGACCGTATTGCTGCTATCGAATACACGTTAGCGCACGACGACGGCATTACTTTAAAAGGCTTGGAAGAGGCAGACATTATCTTGTTGGGAGTCTCTCGCAGCGGTAAAACGCCAACGAGCTTGTACATGGCAATGCAGTTTGGTCTGCGAGTGGCGAACTACCCATTCATCCATGATGACTTAGCGCGCTTGAAGTTGCTCCCTGAGTTTGAGATCTACCGACACAAGCTGTTTGGCTTAACTATCAATGCGGAAAGGCTGACTGAAATTCGAGAGAACCGTTTAGCGGGCAGTGAATATGCGAGTGACTCGCAATGTTTGTATGAATTGCAAACGGTAGAATCGATGTTTCGCCGAGAAGCGATACCTTACATCAACACTTCTTCATTATCGGTAGAGGAGATCTCGACACGCATCTTGGAGCGAACAGGATTGAGACGCCGACTTCTTTGA